The window GACAGTGAGGGGAAAGAAGTGCGTTACCCTGTCATGCTCTCTGCCATGGAGAAGCTGGTAGCCCGGAAGGTCTGCTTGGCTTTCAAGGTATTCACTTCGTAACATCTGGTTCTGAATTGTTGATGTGCATGACCTCTGACGGCCCCCTTTCGCTGCAGCAAACTGTCTGTGGGTTCGATCTTCTCCGGGCCAACGGTCATTCCTATGTCTGTGACGTCAATGGCTTCAGCTTCGTAAAGAACTCGATGAAGTACTACGATGACTGTGCCAAGATCCTCGGGTACCGTGTTTGTTTCTTATAAGCCATCCCTGAACCCTCTGCATTTGTGCCTATTTTACATCTGCTCACTGAGCGTGTGGCTCTCTTCAGGAACATTGTGATGCGTGAGCTGGCACCACAGTTTCAGATTCCGTGGTCCATCCCTACTGAGGCAGAGGACATCCCCATTGTTCCCACCACTTCAGGGACCATGTGAGTCTAAACAGTCAAACCAGTTCCCTGTACAGATGAAGTCAGGTGTAGATCTGCCTTCGGagtgttttgttgctgttgtggtcTTACTATATTGAACTTTCTGTCATCAGCAGTGGAGACATTGTTGATTGATGGCAGAAGCTTTGAGttatgagctgctgctgttgttaacTTCCTCCTTTTCTATTCAGGATGGAGCTGCGCTGCGTCATTGCGGTCATCCGTCACGGAGACAGAACGCCTaagcagaagatgaagatggaagTTCGCAACCCCATGTGCGTTTTCTCTCTTCCACTAACATCTTTCTTTACTGCAACGTGTTTATTTCAAGTGAATTTTCTCTTTCAAACAGgttctttgatttgtttgaaaaatacgGTGGATACAAAACAGGGAAACTTAAGCTAAAGAAGCCAAAACAACTGCAGGTAACTTTACCCAgacaggaggtgtgtgtgtgtgtgtgtgtgtgtgtgtctgtaatttATTGATGGTCTGTTCCTGTGAACCTCATTAGGAGGTGCTGGACATCACCCGACAGCTTTTGGCAGAACTGGGACAGCACAATGACTGTGAGATAGAAGAGAAGAAGTCCAAACTGGAGCAGCTAAAAACTGTTCTGGAAATGTGAGTTTCAAATAAACTGACCCACTTAACGAACTTGCCGTCCCCAAACTCATCCTTTTTAAAGGATTTCTTGGTTGTTAGGTGGAACTATCTGTGATATTTTGTGAGATAAAGTAGGCGAATAATGTTTTAAACTGCAAGTGCTTCCACTAAGTTCAGCGAGCACTACCACTATCAGAGGTGGGAGAtgaattttcttttctgttttttccctaattttttaatttcatttttctaaTACAGGTATGGCCACTTCTCTGGGATCAACAGGAAAGTGCAGCTCACATACCTGCCCCATGGGCAGCCCAAAACCTCAAGTGAGGAGGAAGGTAGGAGATATTCATCTTTCCAAACATGGCTGCAAGTCCAGCATAGCTGAACTCATGTTGACTGTTTTCAGACACACGTAAGGAGGGTCCGTCTTTGCTGCTGGTGTTGAAGTGGGGGGGAGAGTTGACCCCTGCTGGCCGGGTGCAGGCAGAGGAACTGGGAAGAGCCTTCCGCTGCATGTACCCCGGAGGACAAGGTGAGAAGCAGATTAGCATAGTGTAGCATCCCGCAGATTTCACGGTCAGTTTTCGTGCAGTCAAAAACTTGGAAACTTGTTTGATTCTGGTTATCAGATGTGTACCGTTTTTGTTGTAGGAGACTATGCTGGCTTTCCAGGCTGTGGTTTACTACGGCTGCACAGCACCTACAGACATGACCTGAAGATATATGCGTCTGACGAAGGCAGGGTTCAGATGACAGCTGCAGCCTTCGCCAAGGTTGGCagtttcctccatccatcatgcatcttTCCACATGCTTGTTTGTGAGGCGTCTGTCACATCACCctgtcattttgtagggcttgCTCGCTCTGGAGGGCGAGCTGACGCCCATCCTGGTGCAGATGGTGAAGAGCGCCAATATGAACGGACTGCTGGACAACGACAGCGACTCTCTGAGCAGCTGCCAACACCGCGTGAAGGCTCGGCTCCACGAGattctgcagacagacagggagttCATCGACGAAGACTACGACAGGGTGAATATCTGAAGAATAAATCAAAGCTGAAAACTGACCCTCAAATGTCTGAAAGGTCATAAAATGCAGTTAATAAGTTATTAACATTTTCTAATAGAgataagggggaaaaaaagaattgtgAATGCTCACATGTTTTTCAATGCTTGTGACAGCTGGCGCCATCACAAAGTGCCTCTTTGGTGAATTCAATGAAGATAGTCCAGAACCCAGTGGCCACTTGTGACCTGGTCTACACTCTTATTCAGAGTCTCACTTCCCAAATCCGTAAGAGGATGGAGGATCCAAAGTCCGCTGGTAAGCAAAAAAAGTCAGCTGTCAGAACATTGCAAGGATATAcgagtttatttatttatttgaattaaaACAGAAGTTCAGTGTGTTGGTCTGCAGGTATTCAATATTTTTCCGTCCTTCGTTTTTAAGATGAAACCACCCTTTTCTGGAACTGGCAAAAGATGTTTTGTGTCTAATTCTTCTCACCAGACCTGCAGCTGTACCACAGTGAGACGCTGGAGCTGATGCTGCAGCGCTGGTCCAAACTGGAGAGAGACTTCCGCATGAAGAATGGCCGGTATGACATCAGTAAGGTTCCAGACATTTATGACTGTGTGAAGTACGACGTCATTCACAACGCCACTCTGGGCCTGGAGGACACGCTGGAGTTGTTCCGACTGTCTCGAGCTTTGGCAGACATCGTTATCCCTCAGGTGAGTTTTAAAAAGACGGGGCAAGGAAATGGACAGTGTTTTCAAACACGGCAAGAGAGCATTACTATATTTAAGCAAAGGCTAAGAttcagtttttgttttcctttgtcaAAGATTTTCTGATACTGTACTGTAAAGAAATATATGTGATGTCAAAGAATGATTCAAAAACTTAACCCACCTGTTTAAAATGTTCTGCCTTTTTGATTTTAAGCCCATTAGCATGAACAAGAGTTTGTCCTGTTGAGATGTTGTCTTGTATTTTAAGCACATTTTGgtattttttggttttctttatttgttaaCAGGAATATGGCATAAATAACGTGGAGAAATTAGACATAGCATATGGCTACTGTCTCCCACTGGTTAGAAAGATCCAGATGGACCTGCAGAGGACCCACGAGGACGAGTCTGTCAACAAGCTGCACCCTCTGTGAGTTTCAACAGTAGATGTGTAATAAAGCCCAGTGGTGCCGATGGGACAGAGCATCATGATAATCAAGACTCATTTCCAGATACTCTCGAGGAGTCATGTCCCCTGGACGCCACGTCAGGACCCGTTTGTATTTCACCAGCGAAAGTCACGTCCACTCGCTGCTCAGCATTTTTCGCTACGGAGGGTTGCTGGATGTGAGTGACTAATCAGACGTTCTAAAGAGCAACAGACTGCAGACCCAGTAGTGCGGTTGCAttcatgtttttctgtgtggcGGTTTTgcaacaggaagagaaggatCCTCAATGGAAGCGAGCTATGGACTATCTCAGCGCCGTCTCTGAGCTCAACTACATGACTCAGATTGTTATCATGCTCTATGAGGACAACAATAaggtttctttttcattttttataaTATGTGGTGATGCACAGTCTCGTCTAATCAGAAACATTTGGACACAACATTGTGAATGTAATTTTGAAACCCTTGTCAACAACagtttgttttccctctctggaAATACTTTGTGGCATCTCCTCACAGGACCTCTCGTCAGAGGAACGCTTCCACGTGGAGCTTCACTTCAGCCCGGGCGTCAaaggtgtggaggaggaggagaatgctCCGACTGGCTTTGGGTTCAGGCCAGCTTCTGCAGAGGTAGTAGCACGGTAGCAGCGTCggatgtgtgttttcttctgaTGGAGAGCAGCGCGcactttctttctccctcctcaTGTTCTCGCCCAGAACGGGCAGAAACAGACGGACCCCGGCAGCTTGGAGGACCTGTCCAGAGATGAGACGGACCGCGCCGTGCCTCTGTCCGAACCCATCACCATTCAGAGGAGGTCCCCGCTGATACGCAATCACAAGACTGGCTCCATGGAGGTAAAGCTGAGTGATTTTACATTTCTGGAACATCCTGCCTCCAGTCGTTTATCGCCactaatttgttgttttttctgtcctACAATCTTCCATCATGGTCTTCAGAGCTTCTCTCTCGAGCTGCGCTGAAGTTTTTCCTTgagatttgtgtttgtggtttttccacCAGGTTCTGTCAGAATCTTCGTCCTTCAAGGCTGGCAGCTATCggctcttctccctctgctcacGTCAGTCTCCCGAGATGAAACAAAGTGGATTAGGTAGGTGTTTTAAttctgttaccatggaaactgtgcttaaaaaagaaactgcTCGGGTGAGGATGGGAAGGGCGTAAAGAATTCATTGCCTTTTTGTTCTGGAGGATATAATTATTAATGCAACAGGAATCTATTTGTGCCCACCCAGATAACTGATTTCTCCTCAGGGAGAAGCAAATTGTTAGTAGAAAGCTCCAAGGGTTTAAAAACGTTTCTTGTGCAGGTCAGATATTCATTCCAACCAGGCATTGAAGGTCATCCTTTCTGCATCTCTGGCATGTGCTGTACATGTCAGAGGTCTTCTGCTATGTGATCATTAATGTCTTCCTGCCCTTTTCTTTCCAGCAGATATTAAGTGATTTTGATAATATGgctctgaaaagaaaaatccaccCCAGGGTGCATTTGAGTTTGCAGCAGATGGGGTGAGACGGTATCGGGAAGCTTCAACATCCAAACTATTATTTTGcttgcttttttcttcttttatgtcGACTCTGTTCTGGACTTGTTTCAGAAATTGACCTGAACTCCAGGGTGGATTTTTCCTTTCAGCCGCATAAAATGACGCAGtagtttatttttaactttcGAGGAGACGTCTGGTCTGTTGTGTCtggctgttgttttttctgtcctcctttctttgtctctttccCCCACCTTTTGCTTTTAAGTTAGTAAATtttaaattattcttttttgAGCAGCAGCATGATGTGTAGTGGTAACTAATccaccacacccccccccctcgcagGCTCTCAGTGTGCCGGGCTCTTCAGCACCACTGTCCTAGGTGGGTCCTCTAGTGCCCCTAACCTGCAGGACTACGCACGTGCGCATCGCAAAAAATTCTCCTCTGGCAGTCTGTCCTACAAAGACGGTATGTGTTCGAGATGGCGCTCCTGCACTGGGTGCCAGCAGATCAGTGTCTCACACATGTACTGCTCACATGTTTAAAGCCCCAAAGCTGTTAGAGGTCTTATCCAGTAGAAATGTTTAGAGGTA is drawn from Takifugu flavidus isolate HTHZ2018 chromosome 2, ASM371156v2, whole genome shotgun sequence and contains these coding sequences:
- the ppip5k1a gene encoding inositol hexakisphosphate and diphosphoinositol-pentakisphosphate kinase 2 isoform X3; protein product: MSETNSPGESRRGAPRFFVGYEDDESEALDDSMRTDMELYEDDEDTDSPAERQIVVGICCMMKKSKSKPMTQILERLCRFEYITVVIFPEDVILNEPVDKWPLCDCLISFHSKGFPLDKAVSYATLRNPLLINDLNMQYYIQDRREVYRILQEEGIDLPRYAVLNRDPDKPDECNLVEGEDHVEVNGEIFQKPFVEKPVCAEDHNVYIYYPTSAGGGSQRLFRKIGSRSSVYSPESSVRKTGSYIYEEFMPTDGTDVKVYTVGPDYAHAEARKSPALDGKVERDSEGKEVRYPVMLSAMEKLVARKVCLAFKQTVCGFDLLRANGHSYVCDVNGFSFVKNSMKYYDDCAKILGNIVMRELAPQFQIPWSIPTEAEDIPIVPTTSGTMMELRCVIAVIRHGDRTPKQKMKMEVRNPMFFDLFEKYGGYKTGKLKLKKPKQLQEVLDITRQLLAELGQHNDCEIEEKKSKLEQLKTVLEMYGHFSGINRKVQLTYLPHGQPKTSSEEEDTRKEGPSLLLVLKWGGELTPAGRVQAEELGRAFRCMYPGGQGDYAGFPGCGLLRLHSTYRHDLKIYASDEGRVQMTAAAFAKGLLALEGELTPILVQMVKSANMNGLLDNDSDSLSSCQHRVKARLHEILQTDREFIDEDYDRLAPSQSASLVNSMKIVQNPVATCDLVYTLIQSLTSQIRKRMEDPKSADLQLYHSETLELMLQRWSKLERDFRMKNGRYDISKVPDIYDCVKYDVIHNATLGLEDTLELFRLSRALADIVIPQEYGINNVEKLDIAYGYCLPLVRKIQMDLQRTHEDESVNKLHPLYSRGVMSPGRHVRTRLYFTSESHVHSLLSIFRYGGLLDEEKDPQWKRAMDYLSAVSELNYMTQIVIMLYEDNNKDLSSEERFHVELHFSPGVKGVEEEENAPTGFGFRPASAENGQKQTDPGSLEDLSRDETDRAVPLSEPITIQRRSPLIRNHKTGSMEVLSESSSFKAGSYRLFSLCSRQSPEMKQSGLGSQCAGLFSTTVLGGSSSAPNLQDYARAHRKKFSSGSLSYKDGFEGCSMVPSIYPLETLHNSLSLKQVNEFLSAVCESAGDQHTRTTRALTAMFASHNHPSVDSYIPQKVLSSSLRSRSDRPPWYSSGPSSTVSSAGPSSPTTADTSPRFSFSDKMSLTPQSSEETHSVLNTSSQPLNVSAPQDSACLAVIPLTPNNSPDDDVEHGAVAFDQPGDGPHGPQEVPEVSPAPADDPTLRAPCSALAELTLGRMEGYCLPGSLPVLLELRESSSEAGSSSQTPQSPDGPDEFFDTQESMEVWLDSPESPSCPEAPSEVKDAGTAQPQE
- the ppip5k1a gene encoding inositol hexakisphosphate and diphosphoinositol-pentakisphosphate kinase 2 isoform X1: MSETNSPGESRRGAPRFFVGYEDDESEALDDSMRTDMELYEDDEDTDSPAERQIVVGICCMMKKSKSKPMTQILERLCRFEYITVVIFPEDVILNEPVDKWPLCDCLISFHSKGFPLDKAVSYATLRNPLLINDLNMQYYIQDRREVYRILQEEGIDLPRYAVLNRDPDKPDECNLVEGEDHVEVNGEIFQKPFVEKPVCAEDHNVYIYYPTSAGGGSQRLFRKIGSRSSVYSPESSVRKTGSYIYEEFMPTDGTDVKVYTVGPDYAHAEARKSPALDGKVERDSEGKEVRYPVMLSAMEKLVARKVCLAFKQTVCGFDLLRANGHSYVCDVNGFSFVKNSMKYYDDCAKILGNIVMRELAPQFQIPWSIPTEAEDIPIVPTTSGTMMELRCVIAVIRHGDRTPKQKMKMEVRNPMFFDLFEKYGGYKTGKLKLKKPKQLQEVLDITRQLLAELGQHNDCEIEEKKSKLEQLKTVLEMYGHFSGINRKVQLTYLPHGQPKTSSEEEDTRKEGPSLLLVLKWGGELTPAGRVQAEELGRAFRCMYPGGQGDYAGFPGCGLLRLHSTYRHDLKIYASDEGRVQMTAAAFAKGLLALEGELTPILVQMVKSANMNGLLDNDSDSLSSCQHRVKARLHEILQTDREFIDEDYDRLAPSQSASLVNSMKIVQNPVATCDLVYTLIQSLTSQIRKRMEDPKSADLQLYHSETLELMLQRWSKLERDFRMKNGRYDISKVPDIYDCVKYDVIHNATLGLEDTLELFRLSRALADIVIPQEYGINNVEKLDIAYGYCLPLVRKIQMDLQRTHEDESVNKLHPLYSRGVMSPGRHVRTRLYFTSESHVHSLLSIFRYGGLLDEEKDPQWKRAMDYLSAVSELNYMTQIVIMLYEDNNKDLSSEERFHVELHFSPGVKGVEEEENAPTGFGFRPASAENGQKQTDPGSLEDLSRDETDRAVPLSEPITIQRRSPLIRNHKTGSMEVLSESSSFKAGSYRLFSLCSRQSPEMKQSGLGSQCAGLFSTTVLGGSSSAPNLQDYARAHRKKFSSGSLSYKDELLSMPAVKRFSVSFAKHPTNEPLEEHHVAQLLRCFSTDLSLGCDLCLDGALAHHLHQCSYHLRLFRNWLISGQDPLEYRYGFEGCSMVPSIYPLETLHNSLSLKQVNEFLSAVCESAGDQHTRTTRALTAMFASHNHPSVDSYIPQKVLSSSLRSRSDRPPWYSSGPSSTVSSAGPSSPTTADTSPRFSFSDKMSLTPQSSEETHSVLNTSSQPLNVSAPQDSACLAVIPLTPNNSPDDDVEHGAVAFDQPGDGPHGPQEVPEVSPAPADDPTLRAPCSALAELTLGRMEGYCLPGSLPVLLELRESSSEAGSSSQTPQSPDGPDEFFDTQESMEVWLDSPESPSCPEAPSEVKDAGTAQPQE
- the ppip5k1a gene encoding inositol hexakisphosphate and diphosphoinositol-pentakisphosphate kinase 2 isoform X4 — protein: MSETNSPGESRRGAPRFFVGYEDDESEALDDSMRTDMELYEDDEDTDSPAERQIVVGICCMMKKSKSKPMTQILERLCRFEYITVVIFPEDVILNEPVDKWPLCDCLISFHSKGFPLDKAVSYATLRNPLLINDLNMQYYIQDRREVYRILQEEGIDLPRYAVLNRDPDKPDECNLVEGEDHVEVNGEIFQKPFVEKPVCAEDHNVYIYYPTSAGGGSQRLFRKIGSRSSVYSPESSVRKTGSYIYEEFMPTDGTDVKVYTVGPDYAHAEARKSPALDGKVERDSEGKEVRYPVMLSAMEKLVARKVCLAFKQTVCGFDLLRANGHSYVCDVNGFSFVKNSMKYYDDCAKILGNIVMRELAPQFQIPWSIPTEAEDIPIVPTTSGTMMELRCVIAVIRHGDRTPKQKMKMEVRNPMFFDLFEKYGGYKTGKLKLKKPKQLQEVLDITRQLLAELGQHNDCEIEEKKSKLEQLKTVLEMYGHFSGINRKVQLTYLPHGQPKTSSEEEDTRKEGPSLLLVLKWGGELTPAGRVQAEELGRAFRCMYPGGQGDYAGFPGCGLLRLHSTYRHDLKIYASDEGRVQMTAAAFAKGLLALEGELTPILVQMVKSANMNGLLDNDSDSLSSCQHRVKARLHEILQTDREFIDEDYDRLAPSQSASLVNSMKIVQNPVATCDLVYTLIQSLTSQIRKRMEDPKSADLQLYHSETLELMLQRWSKLERDFRMKNGRYDISKVPDIYDCVKYDVIHNATLGLEDTLELFRLSRALADIVIPQEYGINNVEKLDIAYGYCLPLVRKIQMDLQRTHEDESVNKLHPLYSRGVMSPGRHVRTRLYFTSESHVHSLLSIFRYGGLLDEEKDPQWKRAMDYLSAVSELNYMTQIVIMLYEDNNKDLSSEERFHVELHFSPGVKGVEEEENAPTGFGFRPASAENGQKQTDPGSLEDLSRDETDRAVPLSEPITIQRRSPLIRNHKTGSMEVLSESSSFKAGSYRLFSLCSRQSPEMKQSGLGFEGCSMVPSIYPLETLHNSLSLKQVNEFLSAVCESAGDQHTRTTRALTAMFASHNHPSVDSYIPQKVLSSSLRSRSDRPPWYSSGPSSTVSSAGPSSPTTADTSPRFSFSDKMSLTPQSSEETHSVLNTSSQPLNVSAPQDSACLAVIPLTPNNSPDDDVEHGAVAFDQPGDGPHGPQEVPEVSPAPADDPTLRAPCSALAELTLGRMEGYCLPGSLPVLLELRESSSEAGSSSQTPQSPDGPDEFFDTQESMEVWLDSPESPSCPEAPSEVKDAGTAQPQE
- the ppip5k1a gene encoding inositol hexakisphosphate and diphosphoinositol-pentakisphosphate kinase 2 isoform X2 — translated: MSETNSPGESRRGAPRFFVGYEDDESEALDDSMRTDMELYEDDEDTDSPAERQIVVGICCMMKKSKSKPMTQILERLCRFEYITVVIFPEDVILNEPVDKWPLCDCLISFHSKGFPLDKAVSYATLRNPLLINDLNMQYYIQDRREVYRILQEEGIDLPRYAVLNRDPDKPDECNLVEGEDHVEVNGEIFQKPFVEKPVCAEDHNVYIYYPTSAGGGSQRLFRKIGSRSSVYSPESSVRKTGSYIYEEFMPTDGTDVKVYTVGPDYAHAEARKSPALDGKVERDSEGKEVRYPVMLSAMEKLVARKVCLAFKQTVCGFDLLRANGHSYVCDVNGFSFVKNSMKYYDDCAKILGNIVMRELAPQFQIPWSIPTEAEDIPIVPTTSGTMMELRCVIAVIRHGDRTPKQKMKMEVRNPMFFDLFEKYGGYKTGKLKLKKPKQLQEVLDITRQLLAELGQHNDCEIEEKKSKLEQLKTVLEMYGHFSGINRKVQLTYLPHGQPKTSSEEEDTRKEGPSLLLVLKWGGELTPAGRVQAEELGRAFRCMYPGGQGDYAGFPGCGLLRLHSTYRHDLKIYASDEGRVQMTAAAFAKGLLALEGELTPILVQMVKSANMNGLLDNDSDSLSSCQHRVKARLHEILQTDREFIDEDYDRLAPSQSASLVNSMKIVQNPVATCDLVYTLIQSLTSQIRKRMEDPKSADLQLYHSETLELMLQRWSKLERDFRMKNGRYDISKVPDIYDCVKYDVIHNATLGLEDTLELFRLSRALADIVIPQEYGINNVEKLDIAYGYCLPLVRKIQMDLQRTHEDESVNKLHPLYSRGVMSPGRHVRTRLYFTSESHVHSLLSIFRYGGLLDEEKDPQWKRAMDYLSAVSELNYMTQIVIMLYEDNNKDLSSEERFHVELHFSPGVKGVEEEENAPTGFGFRPASAENGQKQTDPGSLEDLSRDETDRAVPLSEPITIQRRSPLIRNHKTGSMEVLSESSSFKAGSYRLFSLCSRQSPEMKQSGLGSQCAGLFSTTVLGGSSSAPNLQDYARAHRKKFSSGSLSYKDELLSMPAVKRFSVSFAKHPTNGFEGCSMVPSIYPLETLHNSLSLKQVNEFLSAVCESAGDQHTRTTRALTAMFASHNHPSVDSYIPQKVLSSSLRSRSDRPPWYSSGPSSTVSSAGPSSPTTADTSPRFSFSDKMSLTPQSSEETHSVLNTSSQPLNVSAPQDSACLAVIPLTPNNSPDDDVEHGAVAFDQPGDGPHGPQEVPEVSPAPADDPTLRAPCSALAELTLGRMEGYCLPGSLPVLLELRESSSEAGSSSQTPQSPDGPDEFFDTQESMEVWLDSPESPSCPEAPSEVKDAGTAQPQE